The genomic interval TTTTATAGAATGTTGTCACATTTTAAGAATATTTAGGTGTTTTAAAATATTTGTATAGTGTGTATTttgaagtacagtaccagtcaaaaacttgcacacacctactcattcaagggtttttctctatttttactgtttcctacattgtagaataaaagtgaagacatcaaaactataaaataacatatatggaatcatgtagtaaccaaaaattgttaaacaaatccaaatatattttagattctttaaaagtagccacccttacccgcgatgacagctttgcacactcttggaattctctaaaccagcttcatgaagtagtcacctggaatgcatttcaattaacaggtgtgcattgttaatttgtgaaatgtattttcttcttaatatgtttgagccaatcagttgtgctttgacaaggtaggggtggtatacagaagatagccctatttggtaaaataccaagtccatattatggcaagaacagctcaaataagcaaagagaaacgacagaccatcattactttatgacatgaaagtcagtcaatccggaaaatcaACCAACCCTAAACATTAGGGTTTTACAAGCCAAACTTTTCTTGTCAACAAAGGCATAATCTCTACGAACAATACAAAACCTGTTTTTATCCAGGGTGTTCCAGTTTCCGGAACGGTTCTTTCCACAACTAGGCATTTGTATACATGAAAGTAAAAGTTGTTAATTGTTAAATAAATGCCTAGTTGCGGGACGACGCTAAGCCACACCAGTGCTCTGAACATACAAAAGGTAAATTGCACTGTGTACTGTACCAGAGCAATAAAAataaatcacctttatttaaccaggtaggctagttgagaacaagttctcatttacaactgcgacctggccaagataaagcaaacagagttacacatgggatatacaaacgtacagtcaataacacaattgaTACACTATGTCTGCAGAAAAACTAGGAGAATCCCAGAAGAATTAGGAGAACACTAGACGTACATGTAAATGAGACTTCTGGATTGTTTCATGTTTGACTCTATGGAATAATGTCTCAGATAAAAGCACGCAACTTTTCACCAGATAAGCACAGAACATAGATTAACAAAAAGTATCGTTTTTATTTCGCAACCTTGGAATTGCCTTGGAAAATGCCAGTTTACTGGTACTCTGCAACTGTGGAACTTTCTGACGTTGAACATTGTACCATAGCAGAGCTATAAGACTGGACCCCTCTATCCCAGCACCAGTGttccatacacacagacacatcaatGACACATAGACATACAGTAGATAGATGCTGTAGATATAGtgatacatataaatatataagaTAGATATAGTGATACATATTGTAGATACTATAGCTATAGATAGACCCAcagtagatagatatactggtGCATAGATATAGTGAGACCTAGACACTGAAGCCATGTTCGCTCCATGTGCCACGactctcctgtacttcctgtctTTTAGCCAATCAGCTCCTGCTGCAGCTCTAGCCTGTGAGGACCTCCTTAAGCCCATGGATCCACCACGACTAGACCAGCAGCTCTTGAGGAAATGGGCCCTCGTCGCAGGCAGCCTGAGCCACCCTGCATCCCTGGAGAATCTCAAGGTAGCACCCTATCCACTAtgttgcaccctattccctagaacCCTATACGGACCCTGGTCCAAAGTTAAAACAAGGGataggcctggagaaatgtaaccactctcaaattcatagacagagctatggatgcaaagacTGACCATCCAAGATATCACATTTATAGTTTTAAGCATGTTTTGAgatatttacaatgtttacaaaacaTTGgattaaaacaagcttatatttggggttctgtatggggtatgacagttgaactaagctcatgaggcatttataagttatattcttcaagaatcaatgggtacatatcataaatgtttaagtccaaaaatggatgtaacaactgcagattgccccctTTAAATGGCTTTTTAGCACACTTGTCAACTAGACTACATTTCACCTGCCTTTCCACATGCATTGTACCGGTAATTGTTCTGTGACAATTCTGTATGTTGTAATGATTGTTTCTATTGTTTCTATAGTGGTTTCTGTATGAAAATGAATAATAATCACAACTCATCTCTCTCACAGACCAGAGACGCCATCACCATGGAGTTTTCACCCTctacccccaaccccacccagaaCTCCAACACCACCACAACCGTCCACTACACCCAGACTAACCGTTTCGGCAGCCGATGCGAGTATCGAACCTACAATATCTCACTCATCAACGACAACAGCACCTTCCAGTTCGACGTGGGGGGCCGATTCAACCTCACTGGGATCTTCCTGGCGACCTCCTGCCCAGACTGTCTGGTGATGAAGTGGGTCATTTATAGAATTGTACATTtgagccatttagcagacactcttatccagaacaacTTACTGTTAGGGGGTACTCCAGTGTTTTTCAACTCTGGTCCAGGTGTACCCCCTTTCTGTTGTAgatccacacaaacacacctgattgTACTAGTCAACTAAGCACCAAGgccttgacaagttgaatcaggcgTGGTTGCCCAGGGCTACAACaagaatgtgtactgttgggggtagaTTAGGACCGGAGTTGAGAAACACCGGTGTAGGCTATTCAACTAAGGTCAGGTAGGTAAAAACAACCACATACTGCATTACAATCACTGCAAGTGAACCGTTCTTCAAAacgcccactgggcacagaagtcatttcactgaaatgacgtggaagcaacattgattcaaccagtgtgtgcccagtggataGCCTCTAtcaccctcaaactcaactctggacctctaatcagggactgatttagacttggcacaccaggtgggtgcaattaatgatCAGGTTGAACAGAagaaccagcaggctctggatctcgtagggtaagagttgaatacgcCTGCTCTATCAGCTAAACCAGTGACCGGAAGAAAAATAAGTGCTGGTGTGAGTTCAAGAAAGAAAAGTACAACAGTAAAGTATAATTATTTTTTAGGTGGGAGGTGAGCTCCAGGAGGAGGGAGTCCACGGACCTGTACCTGCTGAGGAACGTGGAGGgcgggagagaggtggaggaagaggagatggaggagttcAGGAAACAGGTGGAGTGTATGGGGCTGCCTCCGCCAGTGGTGATGGAGCCGGGGAATGCCCTCTGTGGTTTCCATCAGCTCATCTGGAACAactgaggagaaggagaagaagacgaAGCTCGATCAGTGTGATCAGAGAGTGGGGGCCGTGAGGGAGACGTAGACACCGTTTCTGTCATCGGTTTTGTAATACAACATTTCTGTGTTTACTGTTTGTCGATGACCTGTAGAATTTTGAAAAAAAGATGCACGATTTGTCATATTATTCTGTCTTCTTGGCTTCTTTGACAGATTTAATTACGTTCACAGAGTGATTTAATGTCCAAGAGCTTAAGCTAATTCGCAGAGACAGTGGGATCCAGCAGGAATGTCGGGACATCATTAGGACCGCTCCAAACTCTATGCACAATGGGAAAGAAAAGTCTTTTTTTAATTGGATTACTTTTGTATAATTTGGCATAACCTCATTTGTCCATGCATTAAAGTGCTCATACTGTTAAATCTCAGATTAAACTGGATGGAACAGTGAACGATTTGTAAtttgtgagtgagagagtgtttCTGCAGATGGGGGCGTGCACAAGCAAGGGGGGAAATGTGGGTGTGAGTATGGACAGGgacagggccagagagagagtaACCTACTTTCAGAACTATTGGGTACTTGGTCTTACTTTAGGTTCTGATTAGACATGACGTACCTTCAGGATTGACGTCCCAAATTCCACAACAAGAAGAAGAAGGTCCCCTGTAGATCAGAAACGTTCCAGTCCAGTGGCGTCGTCACCAGCACAGACGATACTATATCAACAGGTAGGTGCCATAAACTTACTAGGTAATGAGGGGCTCCTTTAAAGTGATGTCACAGTGTGTGCCGTGCACTGTATGTAACCATTGTACTGGTACAGTGTAGTCCTTGTGTGGAGAAGGTTAGCTTTATCAGATTATAAATTCCTGTTACAGATCTCATTTGTAATATGCTGTTGGTTTAATGTCTTTATTCAATGTTTATTACAtggaaaacatattttacataccaCTAGTTGTTCATGTAAAATAATTGCCACCCATAAAAGAAAATATGAAGTTTATATGCAATACCTCCTGTGGGAAATGTATATTTAATGATGATCACATTTCCTGCAGCTCCTTTGATAAAGTTTAGCCTCATTGCTAATGAGGAGGAATATTATcctattatattatatcccaCTAATCTGCATCTTTCCCAACTCCCTGTTACCCCACGGCACATGGGAATATCCCGAGACAGTCCCATTGGAGGTTAGCGTTGTGCTCCCTGTAaaatgcactatatatacacaaaagtatgtggacacccctttgaATTAGTGAATTCGTGAgttcagtcacacccgttgctgacagttgtgtaaaatcgagcacaccgccatgcaatgtccatagacaaacattggcagtagaatggccttactgaagagctcagtgacattaaagatggcaccgtcataggattccaccattccaacaagtcagatttctgccctgctagagctgccccacaCGAAGagtaaacaaaaaaaaatctgaccaactgggaacatTTTGTCAGTCCCCACAAGAAAAAAGGCTATTTCTAGCCGTTTAGGGTTAAGGaaagaattagtgttagggttaaggttaggttttggggttaaagttagggttaacgTTCGAGTCagggtttagggaaaataggattttgaatgggaatcaattgtgtgtccccacaaggttagttaaacaagactgtctgtctgtgtgtgtgtgtgtgttcctaaatAGGGATTTAAAGAGCTTTCTTTCTCACAATAGTTAAATGTTTACTCCTCCCTACTGTGGCGAAACATcattttcgtgtgtgtgtgtgtccctcctcTTTCATAGCCCAAGGACCTGTTCTTCTCTCAAGTGGAGAGTTACATTTGAAATGCATTCAGTGTTGGAATCGAAGTCAGGCTGCGTCCCAATGTACACTACCTTTGTGGTTGACTTGCACGTTTCCAATATTCATATATGTTGTAAAAAGTGTGATCTACTTTGAAGATAGAAATGTAATGGTTAGAGGGGACAGCCttgtctgtcacaatataatttATCTGTAAAAAGGTGCATGTCCAATCTTGATATTCTAGCTCTatccacaacattttcccacCAATGAATAGCCTGCAGGGCAGGCCCCTATGGCCAGTTATAAACCAATCACCCCATGTCCTATCCCATGTTCCTCCATTCATAGTGAAGGTGTCCAGGCTTGTCCGCTCTAACAGGGCATTGTTATGTGAATGTAATCATGTCCAGGTCAGGACATAGCATTGTTTTCTGAATGTAATGTGCAGTATGCCAGGCCAGGACCGCTGCACACTGTCGTACTGTCCCAGATCTACTGTTCATCCCATTGGTTCACCCCCAGTCCTCTCTGTTCTGTCCCACATGCCTCTGCTAATGATTCCTTACAGCGCGTGCCAAAACCcagggcactgtgtgtgtgtgtgtgcgagtctgtctgtctgtgtgtgtgtgttaaaacccACAGTACTGTGAATCACACTGTGAATGGTTTAGCAGGAAGAGGAAGCAGGGGGGGTGGATGTGGAATCTTTTTTTTCTGTCTGGTGCTAGAAACTGAGGACCTGAGTaaccaggcagagagagaagggggaggctaGAAATGGCTAGAGAGAAAGTGTGActgtgagagagaagggggataaATGAGATAGCTAGAGAGAAAGTGTGAATGTGAAAGAGAAGGGGGACAAAATTAGATGCTAGAGAGAAAGTGTGActgtgagagagaagggggataaATGAGATGTCTAGAGAGAAAGTGTGACTGTGAGAGAAGGGGAATAAATGAGATGGCTAGAGAGAAAGTGTGACTGTGAGAAGGGGAATAAATAAGATGGCTAGAGAGAAAGTGTGACTGTGAGAGAAGGGGGATAAATGAGATGGCTAGAGAGaaagtgtgactgtgtgagagaagGGGAATAAATGAGATGGCTAGAGAGAAAGTGTGACTGTGAGAGAAGGGGGATAAATGAGATGGCTAGAGAGAAAGTGTGACTGTGAGAGAAGGGGGATAAATGAGATGGCTAGAGAGAACGTGTGACTGTGAGAGAAGGGGGATAAATGAGATGGCTAGAGAGAAAGGGGATAAATGAGATGGCTAGAGAGAAAGGGGATAAATGAGATGGCTAGAGAGAAAGTGTGACTGTGAGAGAAGGGGGATAAATGAGATGGCTAAGAGAGAAAGTGTGACTGGGAGAGAAGGGGTATAAATGAGATGGCTAGAGAGAACGTGTGACTGTGAGAGAAGGGGGATAAATGAGATGGCTAGAGAGAAAGGGGATAAATGAGATGGCTAGAGAGAAAGGGGATAAATGAGATGGCTAGAGAGAAAGGGGATAaatgagatggttagagagaaAGGGGATAAATGAGATGGCTAGAGAGAAAGGGGATAAATGAGATGGCTAGAGAGAAAGGGGATAAATGAGATGGCTAGAGAGAAAGGGGATAAATGAGATGGCTAGAGAGAAAGGGGATAAATGAGATGGCTAGAGAGAAAGGGGATAAATGAGATGGCTAGAGAGAAAGGGGATAAATGAGATGGCTAGAGAGAAAGGGGATAaatgagatggttagagagaaAGGGGATAAATGAGATGGCTAGAGAGAAAGGGGATAAATGAGATGGCTAGAGAGAAAGGGGATAAATGAGATGGCTAGAGAGAAAGGGGATAAATGAGATGGCTAGAGAGAAAGTGTTGATGAAAGTAAGGATGGGGAGAAAAAGATTCAATAGTGGTTTTGGGGCTTAAGTGATCAATTGGAAAGTGAGACTGTTTTGGAGTGTAAATGAACCTATTCAAGTTATttgaaagggatagagagagaggtaccaTGGGTGCCATGGCAATAATGAGGACAAAGTACAGACCCATTGTTCTGCTCACTCAGCTGGTGTATAACACTCGCatgcatgtgtgagagagagagcattgctGAGCCTCTTGCTCTGAGGTGGTTAAGCACATTAAAGATTGACCCACTCAGCAGAAAACTTTCCAAGTTGTGCAGAGGTTGCCTGGCTAGCCAACCATATTGCTCCAAACAAACGCCACGCCCATGAACGTTTCTTCTCCTCACTGAAGTATGCAGCGAACTATAAAACAGCGGAGgaattcagtttgagtcgtcagCCTACTGCAGTGGAGGAGAAGCGTGTGTGTAGTAGTCATTTTTACCTCATTGCTAAAGACTAACACAATGCAATACAATACCATAACCATTCTGCAATGCATTAACAACAACAATTGGTTagcattataacaggtgtatgaACCATTTAGCTTTACAACACAGAGTGAATGGTGTGTCAAACAGTAAGGAGTATGGGAATACAGTATGAATGACATTATACAACAGTATTTTACTTTATGCGTTTGTAGCCTAGAGGATAGAAAATGGATCTGAAAATTGGTCTGAAAATGGGTTTCCAAGCCAGGTTTGTTTTTGTTCAGCACCGCTAATCATTCCatttcctctctgtcctctttctcccAGACTGACCTGCTGAAGACTGACTGTTACAAACTGCTCTAGTCCAGACTGTTATTTCAAGTCAACAGAGACAGCCAATTGGCAGTCTACCCGTCTCATCATGGCAACAATGGAGCCGGTGGCCAACCGACAGAGCCCAGCCGAATCATTGGACGAGTGGGCCAGCGAGGTTTGGTGGACGGAGGAGGGCGAAATGGACCCCACTCTGGCCCAGGACACTATCCCTCCTCACCCGTTGGTCAAACAGGCACCCAGGGCAAAGTCAGAAGACCTGGCGTCGGAATCTCCAGATGCTCCAGAGCCTAGACCTCAAGTGTCTCCCTCAAGTGAGAACCTTACAGACTCAACAAACAAAATGGCAGGAGTGGTTCCTAAAATGGAGCAGGAGGCACTTTCTGGGGTAAATCAGGTGCCTAGTAGTAGAATCCAGGTGGGTGATAGTGAATTGGAACAAGACCTTAAAATGATAGATGACAATCACTGTGAGATGGAAGATGCCATTGCTTTTCGGTCGCCTCTTGCCTGCACTGACCAAGCCTCACCTGCAGAGGGCGCTCCAGAGACCCAGCCATATCCattggaggaggaagaagaagaacagGAGACCATTGACTGTATCAGTGATGGTAAGGCGGAGGGGATCTCTAACCCTGTAGAGGAGGAAATGTCGTCATCTGACAGCCAGGGTAGCCAGGAGTGGCCCTCGAGATCTCACCTTGATGACGGTGTGGAGGAagacaaagaagaagaagatggtGTCAAGAAAGACAAAGTAGAGGAGTTTCAGTCTGTTGAGATGATGGAAAATGGCGCTGTGCGGTTGGAGTTGAATACAGAGTGTTCAGCTAGTAGTGAACTTGAGCAGGGGCTGTCAGAGACGGTGTGTGCTACAGAGCAGATAGCTGACAAGCAAGAGGTTAGTGAGTGCCCAATCAGTAGTGACAGAGAGAAGACAATGTCAGACAATAACAACCATGATACTATGAAGGCTGCTGAAACTAGCACTACCACCCACTCTCCACTAAAAAGAGAGAGTTCCGATGACATATTCTCTGAGTCCCCAGAAAACCCTGAATCAGCTTATGCcggtgatggagaggagaaccagagtGTTGACTCCAAGCCTTTAGACATCAGCTCAGCCCGGAGGCAGTGGGTTAGGCTGGACAGTACCAGAAGCAAAGCCCCTCAGCCTGACCAATCCAACTCCTCTAGATCCTCCTCTTCTAGCCACCTAGTAGACCTGGCTCAGCCCCCAGGTGTAGTTACACCACATAAACAGCAGGGGGAGCAGTTGTTACGAAATGTCACTGCTGCCCTGACGCATCATAGTAACCAGGAAGTGGCAGCACAACAGGTGTTCAAGGGAGCAACTCCGGCTCCGCCCCTGGCGACGGTCGCCAAGGAGCCAGCTAATCAGGTCAAGGCAGATCTCCTTGGCTCTGGCTGTGTTGTAGTGAAAGAGCAggcgggtggagagagagaggagggaaagagggagggagacaacaGGCAaacaggtggagagagagggcataGAGCGAGTGGACTTGGCGCAGCGGGCGAGGCAGACAGGAAGAAAAGAGTGAAACGGAGCGAAGAAAAGAGGACAAACCCTGGGTTGTTGATGTCGAGAGACAGTCACAGCAAAGCTTCCAAGATGAAGTTGGGAGGGGACTTGTTCGATGACAGCCAGAGTGACAGCGGCGTATCTGCCGACTTCTCCCCTGGTAGTACCGTGGAGCTCCAAACCACCACCTccaccctcacctctcctcctgcCGACGAGACCCCCATCGAGAGGGAGATCCGTCGGGCAGTGCAGCGTGAGCAGTCCCTCAGGAGATCCAGGGGCCTCCACAACAAGCCGCCCACCCAGGAATATGTGGACATCCCCCTAAGGAAGTCAGTCTTGACTGAGACCCTGCCTTCCAAATTGGACAAGAGCCAGGACCGTCAGTTTGCGGGGAAGAAGATGCAGAAGGAGATCAGTGTAGAGACCCAGAGGGAACAGGTCCTGGTTCAACTAGGGAAAGTTAGAGGTTCCTATGACAAGGGGACAGTACGCCAGCTCAAGGAAAGGAAGAAGTTATTTGAAGCTTTCCAGGAGCCCAAGGAGACATCCTTGATGATATTGTCCCAGAGCAAGGCACCCTCCTGGGCTTCGGCGAGTGACCTCTCCACCCTGGAGATCCAGGGGAACGACGCTTCATCTGTGTCCTTTGTCGGAGGCTCGTTTGGGGAGAGAAGACGTAGTAGCCTGGAGCTGATGTCCCAGAGCCCCTCTGGAACAACTAAAGGCATCACCTACACCCCTCATGGGGCCCCTGTCCCCCGGGGCCCCACTCTCTCCGAGAGCACCGGGGGCCAGATCATCATCCTGGATAACCACCACCACCTGGTTCTTCCCGCTCCGGCCCACGTCCACCACGTCTCCAAGCCCCTCAGGCACTCCCACAGTACGGGCACGCTCACCGAGACACAGGGCCTCACCGTGGTCGACTCCGCTTCTATATACTCCTCAACCAGTGCACTCAgcggagaagagagaaggggttTTTGGAGggatgaggatggagggaggatggatcaggaggaggaggaggaggaggaggttccAAAGGAGAACCCCTTCTTCAAGCTGCGCTCCTCATCGGTGTCTCAGGACAAGGTGGAGCAGGATATCCGggaagccagggagagagagaaggagctgcGGAGGCAGAGGAGCAGTCTgtatgggggaggaggaggaggaggggggaggccaGCCAGTAGGGAGGTACAGAGTcccacttctcctcctcctccacctctacttCTACAGAACGGACTGGCGACCCCTGAACTATCTGTTACCCCCTCATCGCGGACAGCCTCTGCAACACCAACAggttagtgtatagtgtgtgtgttcaattgtttccgtgcgtgcgtgcgtgcgtgtgtgtgtgtgtgtgtgtgtgtgtgtgtgtgtgtgtgtgtgtgtgtgtgtgtgtgtgtgtgtgtgtgtgtgtgtgtgtgtgtgtgtgtgtgtgtgtgtgtgtgtgtgtgtgtgtgtcaggagatATGATGAAAAGACAATGTAATAGTTCAGTGAGGATATCATTTCATCTCCCACTGGGTCAGGTAGTGTTACATCATCAAACATCTAACACAACATTCTCACTGTCATCAGGAGTTCTGCTCCAGAGATCACAGTCtttgtgtgcatcccaaattgtaccctattccctaaatagtgcactactgttgaccagggctctggtcaaaagtagtgcactaaatagggaatagggtgccaaagtAGTGCACGGAATAGGGTGAGTGCCGTTTGGTAAGCAACCCTTGCCAACAGGCTGAATGATACACTACTGGGTAACTAACTAAACTAAAGTTGGGATCTTCTGTACAATTAACTGCCGGATCAAAAGTGAGTGAAAATATATGAAAGTGAAAATCACTGACTCATGTCTTGACCCTTCATTGTGTCAGCAAAACACAAAGCATCTTTAGAAATATTTTCCCAAGATGAATTGTAGAACCCAGCCTAGAATATATGCTTGTGAGGCAACTTTGGATTCTGGGAGTTGGTAGACACTATGGGATGTTTAACATGAATGAATATGTAACGAACTAATACAATCTAATGGCTATACATTTCAGAGCGTAAATCACCCTTGGAAATCATTCAAAGTGTTTAGTGATGTGACCAGTATGAAAAATGCTTGTCAAATAAAGCTGTTATCACAGTAATAATTAGTACCAGTGTTATTACGATGTGCTGTGCCAAGGCAAGCTGGGCGTATTGTGTATGTTGTCAGTGGTAGGCCCACAGTAGCtgccagacagacagggacaggccTGGCTCATCTGGGTACAGTACTGAATAGAGGGACGCCAGGGTTAGGGTGTGCTAATACCACAAGACTCCTCTGTGACACCGTGTCTGAGAAATTATAGTTTTATTATAAATGATAGATCATTATGTAACTAtaatttcctctcttcctcccactctctccagCGCGACAGTCTCTTGGGAAGCTGGGCATGTGGcctccaccacagacagatgggtATCCAGATAGCCAATCAGAGGTATGTTATATCCTTCCATCACCAAACATAATCTATATAGGCCCAGGAGTTTTCCTGAGTAGGTAAAACGTCGGGGCTTAATCATACGCTTTGACGAGCGCTCTTAGTTTATATCATGACGAGCGCTCTTAGTTTATATCATGACGAGCGCTCTTAGTTTATATCATGACGAGCGCTCTTAGTTTATATCATGACGAGCGCTCTTAGTTTATATCATGACGAGCGCTCTTAGTTTATATCATGACGAGCGCTCTTAGTTTATATCATGACGAGCCCTCTTAGTTTATATCATGACGAGCGCTCTTAGTTTATATCATGACGAGCGCTCTTAGTTTATATCATGTTGCACCGGAAGAAACACTGGGGGCTCAAAGTTGATTTCCTGGTTAAGTCACAAGGTCAGTAAAACCAACATACGGTCGTCACTAGTTATCACAGCCACAAAGCCATAAACACTGCCTATTTCTTcttaaaattatattttaaacctaaccccaaccttatccctaactttaaccacactgctaaccttatccctaactttaaccacactgctaaccttatcccTAACTTTAACCACACTGTTTAACCTTATCCCAaactttaaccacactgctaacc from Salvelinus alpinus chromosome 2, SLU_Salpinus.1, whole genome shotgun sequence carries:
- the misp3 gene encoding uncharacterized protein misp3 — protein: MATMEPVANRQSPAESLDEWASEVWWTEEGEMDPTLAQDTIPPHPLVKQAPRAKSEDLASESPDAPEPRPQVSPSSENLTDSTNKMAGVVPKMEQEALSGVNQVPSSRIQVGDSELEQDLKMIDDNHCEMEDAIAFRSPLACTDQASPAEGAPETQPYPLEEEEEEQETIDCISDGKAEGISNPVEEEMSSSDSQGSQEWPSRSHLDDGVEEDKEEEDGVKKDKVEEFQSVEMMENGAVRLELNTECSASSELEQGLSETVCATEQIADKQEVSECPISSDREKTMSDNNNHDTMKAAETSTTTHSPLKRESSDDIFSESPENPESAYAGDGEENQSVDSKPLDISSARRQWVRLDSTRSKAPQPDQSNSSRSSSSSHLVDLAQPPGVVTPHKQQGEQLLRNVTAALTHHSNQEVAAQQVFKGATPAPPLATVAKEPANQVKADLLGSGCVVVKEQAGGEREEGKREGDNRQTGGERGHRASGLGAAGEADRKKRVKRSEEKRTNPGLLMSRDSHSKASKMKLGGDLFDDSQSDSGVSADFSPGSTVELQTTTSTLTSPPADETPIEREIRRAVQREQSLRRSRGLHNKPPTQEYVDIPLRKSVLTETLPSKLDKSQDRQFAGKKMQKEISVETQREQVLVQLGKVRGSYDKGTVRQLKERKKLFEAFQEPKETSLMILSQSKAPSWASASDLSTLEIQGNDASSVSFVGGSFGERRRSSLELMSQSPSGTTKGITYTPHGAPVPRGPTLSESTGGQIIILDNHHHLVLPAPAHVHHVSKPLRHSHSTGTLTETQGLTVVDSASIYSSTSALSGEERRGFWRDEDGGRMDQEEEEEEEVPKENPFFKLRSSSVSQDKVEQDIREAREREKELRRQRSSLYGGGGGGGGRPASREVQSPTSPPPPPLLLQNGLATPELSVTPSSRTASATPTARQSLGKLGMWPPPQTDGYPDSQSEGLQSPRTPRQKTPLLQRWESGQVMNGHGGEEED
- the LOC139567818 gene encoding uncharacterized protein, whose amino-acid sequence is MFAPCATTLLYFLSFSQSAPAAALACEDLLKPMDPPRLDQQLLRKWALVAGSLSHPASLENLKTRDAITMEFSPSTPNPTQNSNTTTTVHYTQTNRFGSRCEYRTYNISLINDNSTFQFDVGGRFNLTGIFLATSCPDCLVMKWEVSSRRRESTDLYLLRNVEGGREVEEEEMEEFRKQVECMGLPPPVVMEPGNALCGFHQLIWNN